The genomic interval GCAGGCTGGCCATCGTCGGCGGCGGACCGATCGGGACTGAGATGGCGCAGGCGTTCTCTCGGCTCGGTACCCACGTGACGGTCATCGACATGCTCGACCGTATTCTGTCGAAGGATGATCTCGAGGCGTCGGCGTTGATCCAGAAAAGGCTGTCCTCCGAAGGAGTGAACTTCCAGCTCGGCGCGGACGTGAACCAGATTTCTGAACGCGCTGGTGAGATTGCGATCAGCATCACCCGGGAGGAAGCCACATCGATCGTGCATGCGGATGCTCTCTTGATGGCGACCGGGAGACGCGCCAACATCTCGTCGCTGAATCTTGAAGCGGCAGGAGTAGAGGTCGGCAGACCCGGCATCGTCGTGAACGACCGCTGCCGAACGTCGCGGCGCCACATCTACGCGGTCGGCGACGTGACCGGACGCTACCAGTTTACACACATGAGTGAGCACATGGCCAAGGTGGCCGTCACCAATGCGCTCCTCAAACTGCCGATGAAGATCGACAGCCGGAACGTACCATGGGTGACGTTCACAGATCCCGAGGTTGCGCATGTAGGGGCTACCTCAGCCGATCTGACACAGGCCGGCACCAATTTCCAGACGTATCGCTTTCCCTACAGCAAGGTCGACCGCGCGGTGACAGACGGAGAGACCGAAGGTGTGATCAAAGTGTATGCAAAGCCATCCACCGGTCGCATCTACGGCGTCGACATCGTCGGCACGAGCGCTGGAGAACTGATCAGCGAGTACGCCCTCGCGATGAAGAACCGCATCTCGCTTCGCAAGATCTCCGACACCATCCACCCGTATCCGACCTATGGTCTCGGCGCCCGCCGCGCCGCCGATCAGTGGTACGTACAGAAGCAGTCGCCCACTCTGGTGAAGATCCTCAAGATGATCTTTCGTTATCGAGGGCCCGTGCTCGAGTTCGGTCCGGACGATATCCTCTAACCTTTCGTGCAGACCGGGCAGCCTGGCCTCGAGCGATTGGGTGGAGCGTGCCCGCCAGGCTCCGGGCCTTCGCCGAAGGGGATTCCCTCTAGGTGAACTCGCGCGATTCACGCCTCGTCACCGCCACAGAACCGAATTTCAAAGCGCCGGATTTCCCATCCTCCATTGATGCGGAGAGGCAGAATTGCCCACAGATTGTATTTTGTTGGCGCGCTTGACCCCGGAGGCAATCAACAATCGGCGCATGTTGATAGAGCTTGCGGCTGAGATGTGTTCTGATCATACTCCACCTTCCGACGTCGAACACAGACACCAACGGCCTCCTGTTCGGACAGCACGTTCACCTATCCAGAACCATTCATGCGGAAAACGTCTATCACTTCACCCGAGGATCAGAGCGTCACGTTTGTGGAGCTGTTCTTCGATCTGGTTTTCGTGTTCTGTATCACGCAGATCGTGGGCATCTTGCACCACGGGTTCACGTTCGGCGCGGTGGCGCAGTCCGTCCTCGTTTTCTGGCTGGTCTGGTGGGCATGGACCCAGTTCACGTGGGCTCTGAATGCAGCGGACACGGATCACGCCAATGTGCAGCTGCTGACGTTGGCAGCTACCGCCGTAGCCTTCTTCATGGCCGTGTCCGTTCCGGCGGCATTCGAGGGCGCCGCACTTTGGTTTGCAGGTCCGTATGTACTGGTCCGATCGATTGGCCTGTGGTTGTATAGCTGGGCCGCGTCCGAAAATGAAGGGCAACTGGCGGCAGTCCGCACCTTTGCGTTCGTCTCGATCGGAGGTCTGGCCGCGGTTCTGGTTGGGGCGATAGCAGGCGGCGACCAACTCTATTATTTCTGGGGACTGGCGATCCTTCTCGACGTCATCGCAGCGAATGTCGGCGGCAGGGAGGAGGGTTGGAACCTGCATCCCGGCCATTTCTCAGAACGACACGGCCTGATTGTTATTATCGCCCTCGGTGAATCACTGATCGTGGCGGGTGGAGGTCTGGTTTCGGCACCACAGGAGATTTCACTGGTCGTGGTAGGATTCCTTGCCGTTACGCTCACCTGTGCGCTCTGGTGGAGTTACTTCCCCTCTATCAAACCTGCCCTGGAAGAAGCGATGCACGGGGTCAAAGGGTCCGAGAGGGCGCAGATGGCAAGGGATACGTTTTCACTGGCTCACTTCCCGATGCTGTGTGGAATTATTGGGATCGCAGCGGCACTCGAGGTGGCCATTGCGCACTCCCACGAGGCGCTCGCGACGGGTCCCAGAGCGGCTCTGGCCGTGGGACTGCTTCTATTCCTCGGCGGCACGGCGGTGGCCAGATGGCGTGCCCTTCGCCACACCTCCCTGGTGCGTATCGGAGTGGTCTTAGTGATGACGGCCACCGTCCTGCTTCTGGCAGGAGTTCCGTCGTACGTGTCGCTAGCTGTTGGTCTGGCGGGAACGATGGTGGTCGTCTTTCTGGAGCATCGGGAGATTCGGACATCGCACGGTGCACAGCCCGAACCGGCCTGATCTAGTGAGCTATCGGGCCGACGCGATCTGCTCCAGTCTGTCCTGAATCTCGGTCTCCGGAATCCAGCGCCCCCGCAGCACCACCCCGGCTCGACGTGACAGATTAGTAATGTCCTCCAGTGGATTTGCGTCCAGAACAAGTAAGTCCGCCCGCTGCCCGGCGGAGATCGTCCCGAAGGAATCT from Rhodothermales bacterium carries:
- a CDS encoding low temperature requirement protein A, which translates into the protein MRKTSITSPEDQSVTFVELFFDLVFVFCITQIVGILHHGFTFGAVAQSVLVFWLVWWAWTQFTWALNAADTDHANVQLLTLAATAVAFFMAVSVPAAFEGAALWFAGPYVLVRSIGLWLYSWAASENEGQLAAVRTFAFVSIGGLAAVLVGAIAGGDQLYYFWGLAILLDVIAANVGGREEGWNLHPGHFSERHGLIVIIALGESLIVAGGGLVSAPQEISLVVVGFLAVTLTCALWWSYFPSIKPALEEAMHGVKGSERAQMARDTFSLAHFPMLCGIIGIAAALEVAIAHSHEALATGPRAALAVGLLLFLGGTAVARWRALRHTSLVRIGVVLVMTATVLLLAGVPSYVSLAVGLAGTMVVVFLEHREIRTSHGAQPEPA
- a CDS encoding FAD-dependent oxidoreductase; translated protein: MAYDYDVIVIGGGAAGLTSSGLAVTLGAKTLMIEGERLGGDCTWYGCVPSKTLLKAAKVAQQSRDAEKYGLSGTELDFSFARMMEYVRHVREEVYEEADRPEIFEDLGVEVRAGTASFIDDHTISIEGRKSWTVTGRYFVIATGAKAWVPPIPGLDSVPFLTNESLFELTEQPGRLAIVGGGPIGTEMAQAFSRLGTHVTVIDMLDRILSKDDLEASALIQKRLSSEGVNFQLGADVNQISERAGEIAISITREEATSIVHADALLMATGRRANISSLNLEAAGVEVGRPGIVVNDRCRTSRRHIYAVGDVTGRYQFTHMSEHMAKVAVTNALLKLPMKIDSRNVPWVTFTDPEVAHVGATSADLTQAGTNFQTYRFPYSKVDRAVTDGETEGVIKVYAKPSTGRIYGVDIVGTSAGELISEYALAMKNRISLRKISDTIHPYPTYGLGARRAADQWYVQKQSPTLVKILKMIFRYRGPVLEFGPDDIL